The Candidatus Methylomirabilota bacterium genome includes the window GCGGTTGCTGCGTGCGCCGCTGCTTGTTGCCGGCGTCGAGCTTGGGATCGAGGGGCAAGTAGTACTCGACGTACATGGCCTTGCCCAGCGCGGCCTCGTCCACGGGGAACTCGGCCTCGGCCCGGAGCCCGCGCGGGGGGCTGCCGGGGCCGAAGTGCCGGGCGAGGTACGCGAGGAGGGTCGCCCGATCCGGCTGACTCAGGGCGCCCGGCGGGACCATGGCGCCGCGCTCGCTCGCCGTGGCGCCCGTCATGAGGTCGATGAACGCATTCCACTGTGTCTCGTGGTACTGCTTGCTCGGGAAGAAATTCTTCCCGTGACAGTACGTGCAGTTCTTCTCGAGCAGCACGCGGCCGGGCTCGCGGGGATAGAGCTCATCGTAGGAGAGGAGCTTCACGTCCGTCCCCGCGCCCGACGTGAACCCGAACTCGCCCTGCCGCACGCCCGGGCCCGCCTGCTCGCGGAGCGCGAAGTCGAGCGTCGCCTTGACGCCCGCCGCGAGCGTGATCTTCTGCGTGTCGGCGGCGAGTCCCGCCTTGCGGACCGTCACCTCGTAGTCGCCGGGGAAGAGATTCGGTGCTCGGTAGCGCCCGCCGCTCGTGTACACCATGAAGAGCACCTGCTTGTCCACGTTC containing:
- a CDS encoding carboxypeptidase regulatory-like domain-containing protein; this encodes MRKLHTLFVAAVLIVLGLIWFGAAEFARPARAANADSLDGLASLSGTVQAPKPFKAAQVHIMNVDKQVLFMVYTSGGRYRAPNLFPGDYEVTVRKAGLAADTQKITLAAGVKATLDFALREQAGPGVRQGEFGFTSGAGTDVKLLSYDELYPREPGRVLLEKNCTYCHGKNFFPSKQYHETQWNAFIDLMTGATASERGAMVPPGALSQPDRATLLAYLARHFGPGSPPRGLRAEAEFPVDEAALGKAMYVEYYLPLDPKLDAGNKQRRTQQPHFDQQGNVWYTDRSIPNRIGRVDPRTGEFKDWVMPDPKADPHGLTVDARGHVWFAETAGFHLGELDPATGSIIRYPMDSTGRSKGRGHSPVVDSKQNVWFTVILGDMIGKWDRQTGKSTVWKVPTQGA